One Candidatus Binatia bacterium genomic window, TTGGCGTTGCCTTCGAAGATCAGCGGCTCGCCGAATTCCACATGATACCGAACGGGCAGGGGCACCGGAGTGAGGACCATGGGGAAGGCGGGCATGCCGAGAATTCCTGCCAAACTCTCGAGGTTCCCCAGAGACGGGGCTTGCTCCTCGGATCCTACTGTTGCGACAGGCACGATGGGGGTCCCCGTCTGCAGTGCGAGGCGTAAAAACCCCAAACCGAAGTCCTGGAGTTGGTAGCGCTCGGAAAACCCCTTGTTCATGCCGCGCACCCCCTCCGGAAAGGCGAGCACGGCTTCGCCGTGCTCAAGCAGATCGACGCAGTTTTTTGGGGTGCCGACAACGCTCCCGAAGCGAACCATCAAAATATTCAGCCAGGGGAGTCGAGAGAGCCAATATTCCCCCATGCCGCGAACGATGCGGGGCGGGTTTCCTTCCATCAGGCAGGCTGTCGCGATCATGGCCGCATCGATTGCGATTTGCCCGGCATGGTTGCCGATGAGGAGAACGCGCCCTGCGGGCAGATTCTCGATCCCGCGGGTCTGGACCCGAAAATAGTAGCGGTAGAGAAGTGCGCTTGTGAAAAAGCAGCGGCGGGCGGTTTCCTTCTCGAACCCCCAGGGGTCAAAACCGAAGTCGTTGGTTGCCAGCGGGGCGGCATCGATTTTCGTGGCGATCTCGGTATCGAGGTCGCGGAGGAGTTCGGGGGCCAGATGCTGTGTCGCCGCGCTCGCGACCACCTGCCCGAACTCCTGCAACCTTTGCCAGAGACTTTGCCCCGAGGGTGTGGCCCGAACGGCATCGGCGTCGACGGATCTCTGCCGTGGTCCGGGTCCGCTGGCCCCGGGCCGTTTCCGACGGGGTGCAGAAGTGATGTTACGAATTTCCGCCATGGGATCTGGTGGTTTCAGGGTCGCACGGAGCGCAGAGTTTCGCCAAGCGAGCGTTGCGCCAAAAAGCCTGTCGCCTCTCGAAACCGCCTTCCGTCGATCGTGCAGGGGTATTTGATGAAGTCCACGGCATCGGCAGGGAAGGGAAAGAGGCCCCAGCGGAAAAGATTGCGCAGCAAGACTCGCGTTGGAGTTTCCGGCACAGGCAGGGCCGTGCCCCCGCTCTCGCGAATGGCGGTCGAGATCGGGACGGCTCCGGGGCCCACGATGTTGAATACCCCCCGGACTCCGGTATCGATGGCTTTTTGGATCGCCTCGGCGACATCAAGTTCGTGAATGAATTGAACCAGCGGGTCGAAACCGATCAGCTTTGGCGATGGATTCAGCCGAAGATAGGTGGCAATCGAGCTATGAGTGCGGGGGCCGAGGGTGCTGGCGGGCCGCAACACCGCCGTGCGAATTTCGGGGTAGCGCCACAGGAAATTGGTCGCGATCGCATCCATCTCGGCGATGTCCCGGATTTCGGGATAGTGACGGCTGACATTCAGTGTCGTCTCTTCGTCCATATAGAATGGATTGCGGGGGAGTGCGCCGTAGACATAGGAACTGGTGAGGATGATGATGTTCGACGTGCCGTAGGCGGCTGCGGCTTCAATGACTCTCTTGGTTCCGCCGACGTTCACATCATGCCGCAGGGCGGGATCAAAATTATGGCGCTCCAGCCCCAGATGGACAACGATATCGGGTCTCTCGCGCCGGAAGACGTCTTCCACCTTCTTCTTGCGCAGGTCGGCGGTGATCATCGTGAATTGGGGGGGGTGCCCCACCCAGGGTGTGTGGTCGACTCCCACGACCGACATGTTCTTGCCGAGACGCTCTGCAACGAGTCGGCCCAGACCGCCCGCGATGCCGGTGATGAGCACTTTCTGCACCCCCCCTGTCTATCTCACCCAAAGTCCCCGTGGTAGGGTTCTTCAGCGTGGCCGATAAATTGGAAAATAGTCGTTTCCCGATTCGAACGATTTTGCTGGCGCTTGCCGCCATCGCCGTCGCGTTTCTGCTTTTTCGCTATCTGCCGATCGCGGAATGGATGCAGGAATTTCAGGTTTGGGTCCAGGGCCTGGGCCCTCTCGGGTATTTGGTCTACGCCCTGACCTACTCGGTTTGTGTCGTGTTTTTCATCCCCGCTTCGATTCTTACGCTGGGCGCAGGGGCTCTCTACGGCCTTGCCGGTGGGCTTGGGGTGGTTCTGTTGGGGGCGAATCTTGGCTCGGCGCTATCGTTCCTTCTTGCCCGGACTTTCCTTCGCGAAAGAATTGAAAAGATGACCCGGGGGAATCCCCGATTTGAGGCGCTCGATCGAGCAATCGCTAAAGAAGGGGCCAAGATCGTGCTGCTGGTCCGGCTCGCTCCGGTATTCCCGTTCACCTACAGCAACTATGCCTTTGGTCTGACGGGTGTTCGGCCAGGCCCCTACATTCTGGCGACTTTCGTTGGGATGCTGCCAGGGACGATAGGTTATGTCTACGTGGGGACCGCCGCTGCAGGCGCAGCAACAGGTGGGAGTATGGCTTCGACGGTTCTCAATATTCTCGGCGCTGCGGCGACAATGGCGGTGACTATTTTCGTTGCTCGCCTTGCTTCCCGTGCGATCCGGGAGGCGGGCGTGGAAGCCTGAAGCAACACAGGGAGCCTGCGGTCCTCTCTGACTGGCCCGCGCCGCGCCGGTGGAGCCAATCGTCGCACGGAACTGAGGTCGAGTTCGCCGGATGATGCCGCCTTGTGACGATCTGGCGACGATTTGGTGTCGACATGCAGGCATGCAAAAGATTATGCTTTGTGGCCTGAGTACCAGAATTTCGGGAGATAGAAGGCGATGAAGGATTATCCGGTCAAGGTTGGCAGCATGTTGTTCACGATGGTGGACCCTCATCAGGGTCACGAGGTGGACTTCAACCGTTGGTATGAGCGCGACCATTATTATGGTGGTTGCTTGCAGGGGCCGTGGCTTTTGGCGGGGAGTCGATGGGTATCGACCCGGCCGCTCAAGGACCTTCGATTTCCCAACGAGAGCAGTCTCGCAAAACCGGCCGTCGACGCGGGCTCTTTTCTTGCCATGTACTGGGTGACGGAAGGGAAGCTCAAGGAGTGGAACGAGTGGGGCAGCAAGCAGGTCTTCTGGCTCTACAAGAACAACCGCGGTTTTGAGCATCGGACCCACGTCCATACACTGCTCTATAATCTGGACTGGACGCATTATCGGGACGAAGATCCGGTACCTGTCGAATTGGCTCTCGATCATCGATACGCAGGGCTCGTCACGCTTGCTGTCGAGCGCCATCCGGGTGTCGAGCAAGACCAACTCGATACGTGGATGAAGGATTATCTGCCCGGTTTCCTCGAGGGATCTCCGGTGGCCCAATGTTCGGTGTGGTCGCCGATCCCCCAGGGCGATGCTCCGATGTCCATTCCCAAGGTGGAGCGCACGGACGCTCTCGATATGCAGATCTTTTTCGTCGATGCACCGGCCGCCGATACCTGGTCCCGGTTTCGCCTTTACGCCGAGGCTCTGGAGGGCAGTGGCCTGGCCAAGGTTGTATTTGCCTCGCCCTGGCTGCCGACAGTTCCAGGCACGGACACCTATACCGATCAGCTCTGGTGATTATTGCCGTCACAGCGGATTACCTGCAGGATCCGATCGCGTGCCTGCAGAAGGCTTTCCCTGATGCCGAGGTCCGATCTAACGGCACGGGGCAGATACTCCCTCGCGATATTCTGCTGTCGAAGATCGTCGGTGCGGATGCGGTGATTGCCTTCGGCCGCGACCTCATCGACGCCGAGTTTTTCGATGCGGCGGGTCCGCAACTGCGCATTGTCGCCAATACGGCCGTCGGGGTGGATAATATAGATTTGGCGGAAGCGCGCCGCCGAGGAATCCGCGTGACCAACACACCGGATCCCGTTTGCGAACCAACTGCGGATGCAGCCTGGCTGCTGATGTTGGCGGCGGCACGCAGAGTGACAGAGGCGCAGGAACTGGTTCGTAGCGGTAGCTGGGAGGGTTTCTGGCCAACTCTTCTGGTGGGGCGCAAGATGCTGCGAAAAACTCTGTTGGTTGTCGGCGCCGGGCGGATCGGCGGGGCGATCGCGCGGCGATCGATCGGTTGGGAGATGAACGTCCTCTACGTTGCGAACAGCAACAAACCACACCTCGAGTCGTCACCAATCGAGGCCCGCCGCGTTGCGTTGGAGGATGGCTTGGCGCAGGCGGATTTCGTTTGCCTGAGCGTGCCGCTAACCGAAGAGACTCATCATTTGATCGATGCTCGGCGCCTGGGCTTGATGAAGGATTCTGCGGTCCTGGTCAATGTGGCTCGCGGCCCGGTTGTGGACGAGGCTGCGTTGGTTCGGGCGCTCGAGGCGGAACGAATTTTTGCCGCCGGACTGGATGTTTTTGAAAGGGAGCCGGCGCTGCAGGATGGTCTGGCGGCTTTGCCCAACGTGGTGCTCTTGCCCCATCTTGGCAGTGCTACCGCCGAGGACCGCAACTGGGTGATCGAGATGGCGACCGCGAGCGTGATCGCTGTGTTGCGGGGGCAGGTGCCGGAGAATCTCGTCTGACGATTCAGAATCGCCGGGCCGCCAGAGTGATCAGGGATTGTACTTGTTCTTCAGCCTCGGGGCGGGCGACGATCAGATGTCCGATTTGGAGACTGAGTCCGATCAGAAATAGCGAGAGGGCCATGGGCTCCTCTTGATCGCTGACGCCGATCTCTCGGAGTGCTTCGCATACCTCGTCGACAAAGGCGTGGTCCGATGCCATGCCCAACGCCGGGCCTCCGGACAGGATCAATCTCGATAGAGGGGGATCGGATCGCCAGAAATCAGCCACCAACTGGAGGGTGAGGCGGGTCAGGCTCTCTGGGTCGACACCCGGTTCGAGCGCGCAGAGCATTTCCGCGAGAAGTTTGCGCCCGGTTTCCCGGGAGACCGCTCCGAAAGCACTCCGCTTGTCGCCGAAATAGAGATAGAAGGTCCCGGCGGCCACGCCCGCCGCGCGCGAGATCTCCCCAGTCGTCGCTCCATCATAGCCGCGCTCGAGAAAAACCTCTCTGGCGGCAGTGATGAGTGCGCGTTCTGTCTTCTCCCGACGGGTCGGGCGAGTCGCAGGCTTGGAATCGACCTCGACCAGTTTCCGGGATGGTTTGCTCACGTCTCTTAAGCAGAGACCTTTTGGACGATCTTTCTTTTGCCTGCATTGATCGCCTGCAGATCCTTGATTCCCGCTTCTGCCACATCGTATCCGATAAGGGAATCGCCCTCGGCCCGCAGAGCTGCCATGTCCACCCAATTACCGTAGGTCGCGCGAGTTCGGTCGGTGATGATCCCCGCATTGTCGAGAGTTTTGATCAGGGTGCGGAAGATATCATTTCCTTCCATCATCCGCTCCCGACGTTCATCGTCGGTGACCGCTTCGGCCATCGCTCCCTGCACCCACTCCCAGTCAAGGCCGTATTTGGGGTAGAGGGCCCGGCGCTGTTCAGGGCTGACCAGGTTGAAAAGGAGGAGCTGGAAACATTCTTCAGCCCAGTCTTCGACAGCATTATGTTCGGCTTCGGGCAGATTGGGAACGGTCTCGTGAGCCCAAATCTTCCCGAATTTATGATGGAAGGCTTCATCCGTCATGATGAGCTGGCAGAGTCGTCGGAGGAGTGGATCATTGGATTCCTGATAGAGCGTCGTGAACGCGCCCATGGCCAGCCCCTCGACCAACATCTGCATGCCGACAATCTTCTGGTAGACGATCGGGCTGGCGACGATCTGTTTGAGCAACCCACCGAGAGTATCTCCCGGGGCCATGATCTTCCCGTCGAAACGAGCTTGCATATAAAGGGTGAAAGCATGCACGTGGCGGGCTTCTTCGCGGACCTGGTTGGCGGCATATTCTTGTGCGCCCGGATCAAGAAAGATGTCGCAGAGTGAGGACGAAAGGCTGAGTGCCCCCTGTTCGCCATGCAGAAGTTGGGAGATCGTCCAACAGGCACTGTCGTGCATGAACTCCATGCGCTGTTTCTCGTCGAGGCGGTCCCAGACCGCCGTGCGAGGCTCGATCAGAAATTGCTCGGGGAGAATGGACCCCTCGAGAGGCGGAGGGTTGATGAGGTTGATGTAGGCCGGGTCTTCCGGATTCCAGAAATGTTCGTCCGTCCGAGCGATGATATTTTCAAAAGCATTGGATCGCTCGAAGTAGCGCCCATTCACCATCATGGCGGAAAAATCGTCGCGGTCGACGGTGCGGTAATTTGGGTTTACGGACATTTTCACTCTCCTCCAAAGGTTGAGAACTTCTCATTAATGAGGGTTCCTCACTTTGGCAAGTCTGTCGAGAACTTTTTCGGTATATCCCGGAAGTTCCCAGGCCGGGGAAATCGACTGCAGGCGTGCCTCAGCGTTGCAAAAGTTTACCCGCTTGGCGGGAAAATCGCTCGGCTTCCTCTTCTTTCTCACTGAGGTCCGGCATGCGCGCTGGAACGTCGAGACCACGAAGCGAAGCGGGCCGCGCGTACATGGCTGTTTTCCAGCGCTCCAGAGCGGGGAGGCCCTCGATCGAGACGCCTGACCATTTATGGGTGCGAATCCAGGCCCAGTTGGCGATATCGGCAATCGAGAAGTCATCGGCGAGCCACTCCCGATCCGTGAGGTGGCGGTCAACCACCTCGAGAAGTCGGCGCGTCTCGTTCTGGTAGCGAGAGATCGCACTCGGAAGTTTCTCCGGGAAGTATCGAAAAAACACATTCGCCTGACCCATCATCGGGCCGACACCCCCCATTTGGAACATCAGCCATTGGATGACCCGAGAACGTCCTTTGGGATCTGTCGGCAACAAGCGGCCCGCTTTTTCGGCCAGATAAATCATGATCGCGCCAGATTCGAAGATGGGGAAATCCCCGGCTTCTCTGTCGACAATCGCCGGTATCCGACCGTTCGGGTTGATCGCCAGAAATTCCGGCGTCTTCTGCTCATCTGCACCGAGATTGATCGGGTGCACTTGGTAGGGAAGCTCTAATTCCTCAAGTGTAATCGAGGCCTTGTGCCCATTAGGCGTTGGAGATGTGTAGAGATCGATCATCTGGGAACGGCTTATTGGAGCCCAACGGCGTCGACGTTCCAGGTGATGTCCCCCGGAGCGAGGCGCGTCACCACTTTCTTGGAGATTCGACCGTCCGTAATCGTATACTGACGAAGTTGGTTCTGGTCTTCGGAGGCCACATAAACCTCCAGGGTGCCATCTTCATCAAGGTCCGCGAGGGTCACCGGGTGCTCAAACCCGCTGGAAGCGCGGTCGATATGCCGCTTGGACCAGCCTTCCGGGCTTTGCTCGAGGAGGTAGAGCCCGGAGCGCTGCGTCCCGACTACGAGATCAATTTTACCGTTGCCCGTCACATCGCCTGCGGCGATCGCTCTTGTCAGGCGGTCCGGCAGGGTCTGCGCGACCACGCCGTCCCAGGATTCCCCGTTCCAGCGGTATTGCTTGATGGTCACCTCGCGTACCAATTTCCCCTTGTCCATCGCACCTTCCCAGACGATGAAGACCTCTGCCTTGCCATCCCCGTCGGTGTCCGCGACCAAAATCTCCTTGGCGTGAGTGTCTCCGGGCGCATCGACGACTTCCTTGACCCAGGTGCCATCGGCCGAACGACGGTAGCCGGTCACCTCGCCGGGCTGGTGTTGGTCGAGTTTGTTCGGCTTGGACGGGGTGGCAAAGGCTTCCAGATCACCGTCGCCGTCAACGTCTCCGAGCTCGATCTCGTGGACAAATGTGTTGGGAAGCGCATCGATTTGCTCGACGCGCCAGTCTTCGTCGGGGTGGATGATCGCGATGACGCCCTGATCATGTGTGGCGATGACAATCTCGTCTTTGCCATCGTTGTCGACGTCACCCTGCTCGTAGTCGCGAAGCCGGTTGAATCGTCCCCCAAAGGTTGGGTTCCAGTGCATTTCCTCGGTCCACGCGCCGTTTTCCATCTTCCACGTCTTGAGCATGGCCTTGTTGCCGCCAATCGTCAGCAGGCCGTCTCCGAAGGCCGTGGCCTTGTGAAAGACGTTGGATTCGGGATCCTCGAGGATGGTGGTCTGCCAGCCCTCCGGTGTTTGCCGCACAATGGTCAACTTGGCCGGCCCGGGGGCGGGCATCATCCGACCGTCAGGGCCCTTTTTATCCACAAATTGGGCCTGAGAGAGAACCAGAGTGGGGTAAGGCCCCCCGCTCAGCGCTTCCCGGCGGGGTTCGGCGGGGGCTTCGGGTGCCTTGGGCGGTGCTACGGGAGCCGCCGCCGCGCGGGGCTTTGCCGCGGCTGCAGGCGCCGTGGGCGCTTCATTTTTCCCGGAATCACTTGTGCAGGCGGCGAATGCTAGCAAGCCGGCGGCCAGCGCGATCTTCTGAATAGGCAAATACATACCTCTATCACTGCCAAAGCTGGCAAAACGGAGCAAGAGCGGAAGTACTCCCCACAGGCCCTGGTTGCGCCGAGAGGGACTTTTTGCGAGTTCTTTTCGATACGCGGGACCTTCTGTCCGCGCGTTGGGAGGCAAAAATGCGCGACCAGATCCGAATGATTTCGACGGCAGGTACCGGCCACTTCTACGTGACCAAAAAGAACCAGAAGACGGCGACCGAAAAGCTCGTCCTCCGTAAATACGACCCGAGAGCCCGCAAGCACGTTGAGTACAAAGAAGCCAAGATGAAGTAGCCATCGCTTGCGCTGAGCGGCTCAATATTCCAAAGTTGTCTTTATGGGTATGAAAATCGTAGTAGATTACGATCGCTGTGAAGCAAACGCGATCTGCATGCAGGTCTGTCCCGAAGTCTTCGAGGTGAAGGACGACGACTGCCTGTACCTTTCGACGGAAACCCCTACCGAGGACCTTCGCGCCAAGGTGGAGGATTCCATCCGCCGTTGTCCCCGTCAGGCCATCGTTCTCGAAGAGGTCTGAGCAGAGGTGTCGAAGGCCGACGGTGCGCCTAGGGAGCCTTTGGCGCTCCATATTCGCATCCTGATCGGTCTGGTCTCGGGGTTGGTTCTCGGTATTATCCTGAACGAGACCGGGGACCGGATTCTGGCTCTCGCCGGGAAGGACGGTTTTGTCCGCGGCCTGATCGACTTCGTTGTCGGCCTCAACGGTTTCATTGGCGATCTATTTTTGCGCAGCCTGCGTTTCGTGGCGGTGCCGATCGTTCTCTTCTCCTTGATCGTCGGCGTCAGCAGTCTCCGGGACCTCCGGAAATTGGGACGCATCGGTGGCAAGACCGTGGGGATCTACCTCGCGACGACTGCTCTTTCGATTACCGTTGGCTTGGTTCTGGCCAATGTGGCCCAACCCGGATCGTTTGTCAGCGAGGATGTGCGCAACCGTCTCGCCGCCGAGCGTGAAGTCGAGGCGGAGACCAGCATCGCTGTTGCCGAAGGCAAACTCGCGACGGGCTGGGATCGATTGCTGGATATCGTGCCGCGGAATCCTGCCGAGGCACTGGCGGATGGGAATATGCTCCAGATCGTCTTTCTTGCTCTGGTGATCGGGGTGGCCCTGACGTTGATTCCCGAGGACAAGGCTGACCCCGTCAAGCGGGTATGCGAGGGGATGACCGAGGTGATTCTGGCGCTGGTTCGGGTGGTCATGCAGGTCGCACCGTTTGCGGTTTTTACCTTGTTGGTCGAGGTGATGGCTTCGCTGGGCCTGGACGTTCTCGGCGCCTTGCTGGTCTATAGCGGCGTCGTCGTGACGGGACTCGGCATCATGATCTTCCTGGTCTATCCAACGATCTTGCGGTTGGCATCGGGGATTTCTCGGCGCCGATTTCTGGCCGGAATTGCTCCGGCTCAGCTGCTGGCCTTCTCGAGTTCAAGCTCTTCCGCCACTCTGCCGGTGACCATGGAGTGCGTCGAGGATCGCCTCGGAGTCTCCGGCGAAGTGACCAGTTTCGTGATTCCGTTGGGTGCCACGATCAATATGGATGGAACCGCGCTCTATCAGGGCGTTGCCGCACTTTTTATCGCGCAGCTTTACGGGATCCCGCTGACGATGGGCGATCAGCTCACCATTGTTCTGACCGCGACACTCGCCTCGATCGGTACCGCCGGGGTTCCCGGGGTGGGGATTGTGATGCTGATCATCGTGCTTGGTTCGCTGGGCTTTTCACCCGAGGTCATGGCCTCGGGGGTCGCGATTATTTTCGGCGTCGATCGGCTTCTCGATATGTGCCGCACCGCGTGCAACGTGACCGGTGACGCCATGGTGGCCACCGTTGTGGGTGCAAGCGAGCAGGACCAGGCCACTTCCTAGCGCCGATCGCCCCGATCGCTTCAGGTGAGGCGGATCGGCAGCTTGGCAAAGCCGCGAACGTTCACCGAGTGGACGCGCTCGATTCCCGAAGGGTCGACGGCATAGTCGGGGAACCGTTTGATCCATTCTTCGAGAGCGACGACGCCTTCCATCCTTGCGAGAGAGGCGCCGAGGCAAAAATGCGCACCGCGACCAAAAGCAAGGGAGGCAGTCTTGTCACGATCGAGATCGTACTCGTCGGGGCGTTCAAAGACTTCCGGGTCTCGGTTGGCGGCCCCGACCAGCAGAACGACGCGGGATTGCGCAGGAATGGTGATATCGTCGATTTTTACGTCCTCGAGCATGAGGCGCATCAGGAGTTGGGTCGAGTTGTCATAGCGCAGCGTTTCTTCGACCCAGTCGGGAATTCTTTTCGCGTCCCCGTGTACTTTCTGTCGTTCGCCGGGGTTCAGCGAAAGCCAATAGAGTGCATTGCCGAGGAGCTTGGTGGTGGTCTCGTTGCCCGCAACAATCAGCAGATTGCAGAAGGAGAGCAGCTCCTCTTCGTTGAGGATGTCATGCTCGGGAATCATGGCAATCATCGAGGAAAGCAGGTCCTCGCCAGGATTAGCCCGAAGTTTCTTTATGTGATCCTGAAAGTACTGCCGGATTTCCCCGAACGCGATACCAGCTGTCGGGGGTAAATCGTTTTCTCCTTGTTCTCGATGGACGAGAATATCCGAGTGACGGCGTAATTCGGCCCGGTCCTCGCGGGGGACGGCAAACATCTCGCTGATGACGTCCATCGGCAGCAGGCCGGCGAAGTCATTGATGGCATCACAATCCCCGGCACCAACGAGGCGATCCAGATGTTCGATGGTCAGCTCGCGGATTCGCGGTTCCAGAGCCGAAACGCGCCGCGGCGTGAAGGTCTTGGAGATGAGTGAGCGAAAGCTTGTGTGTTCGGGCGGGTCCATTCCCAAAAAAGATGTCCCGACTCGAGCCGCCGGCCCAGCTGCCGAAGGGTCCACGGAGACGCCATGTGAATTCGAAAATCGATCCGTATCCTTGAAGCCTGCGATCACATCACGGTGGCGGGAAAGAGCCCAAAAGTCCTCTTTGGGGTTGTAGTAGACCGGCGCTTCTTCACGAAGCTGCTTGTAGATCGGATAGGGATCCTCGTGGAACTCGTAAGCGTAAGGGGAAAACTCCATGGGTTGCCTCAGCTTCTCGGGGGAAGCGACATGACCTTGGTCTCGAGGTACTCCTCGAATCCCATCTGGCCATTCTCGCGGCCGAGGCCGCTTTGTTTGTAACCACCGAAGGGAGTGTCGACATGAAACCACTGGCCCCCATTGAGTGCGATCGTTCCCGTGCGAATGCGACGTGCAACGTCAAGCGCTCGTTCTTCGCTGCCGGAATGAATGGAACCCGAGAGTCCGTAAACCGAATCATTCGCAATGCGCACGGCATCATCGTCGTCGTCAAAAGGAATGACGCAGCAAACCGGACCGAAAATCTCTTCTTGCGCGATTGTGCTCGCGGGGTCCACATCGGCAAAGAGAGTGGGTTGCACATAGAAGCCCGGTCCTGGTCCGGCTGCCCCGCCAGCGATCAAACGGGCGCCATCGGCCTTGCCCTTTTCGATATAGGCAAGGACGCGCTCCTGCTGCCGCTTGGAGACCTGAGGGCCCTGCATATTGGTTGGATCTGTGGGATCGCCGAAATTCCAGTTGGAGAAGGCTTTCTCGAGAATCCCCAGAGCTTCTTCGTAGCGGGCTCGGGGGACCAACCATCGAGTGGTAATCGCACAGCCCTGACCACCGTGGACGCAGGTCATGGCGGCCTGCGGCAGGACGGCTTCCAAATTGGCGTCGTCCAGAACGATCGAGGCGCTTTTGCCGCCCAGTTCGAGGAAAACTTTCTTCACGGTGTCGGCAGCGCAGGACATGATCCGCTTCCCCGTGGCGGTCGAACCAGTGAAGGTGACCAGATCGATCCGCGGATCAGTGGACAATGCCTCGCCGACAAGGTGGTCGGAGGAGGCGACAATACTCAGGACTCCGCGCGGGAGATCGGTCTGGGCCAGGATCTTTCCGATATGGGTTGCCGACCAGGGGGTATCCGGAGCCGGCTTGAGAATCGCGGTGCAACCCGAGGCCAGCGCCGGGCCGATCTTGGCGATATTCAGGTAGAGAGGGACGTTCCACGGAGTTATGGCACCTACAACGCCCACCGCCTCGCGGCGCAGAATCCTGCGGTTCTGCTGGCCGAAAAAAGGGATGTCGGACATTTCGGACTCGGCCTCGAAGGTAGCGGCTTTCTCGGCCCAATACGCCATATGCTCGATAGGACCATCGATTTGCATGAAGCTCGAGAGGGCCACGGGGGCTCCGGCCTCCGCCGTGACGATGGCGCGCAGCTGTTCGGTCTCACTCTGGAGCCCTTCATGAATCTGTCGCAGGCATTTCGCGCGAAGCGGCGCGTTCCGCGACCAATCCGTTTCGTCGAAGGCCTTCCTTGCCGCCGCGATCGCGGTTTCCATGTCGAGCGACGTACCGTCGGCACAAGTGCCGATGCTTTCGCCGCTGGCCGGGTTGATGTTCTCGAAACGTTTACCGGTGGAGCCCTCTACCAACTCCCCGTCGATGAAATTGCGCGTTTCGGGCGCGAGCACTTCCAGTGACATGATGGATTCCCTTCTGAGGCCGGGCAGAATCCGGCGTCTGTCCCTTGTCTTAGGACTCGACCCCGATTCGGTCAAGTCCCTTTACGAAATGACCCGGGGGCGGGGTCCCGTGGCGGTTTTCCCGCGATCCGGTTTGGACCCGGACCTAGCTGTCGTAGGCGGGATCCCAGAACTTCTGCTCGATTTTTGCGCGCAGCTCCTCGGGGGTTGTTTTGGGAGCATGCCCCTGTTCCTGCGCCTTGCTGGCCACCGCAAAGGCAATATCCTTGCTGACCTCGCGGATCGACGGCAACGGAGGAAGCAGAGCACCCGTTTTTTTGCGCTCGCTCGCCGCGCATGATGCCAGTGTCCGAGAGGCTTCCCGGAACATTTCGTCCGAAACGCGCGTCACATTCCCCGCGACCACCCCGAGGCCGAAGGCGGGGAAGATGTAGGTATTGTTGCACTGGGCAATCGGGTAGGTCTTGCCCTTGTAGGTCACCGGATCGATCGGGCTTCCGGTAGCAATCAGCGCCTGGCCATCGGTCCACTCAATAATATCGCTGGGCGCCGCCTCGATGCGCGACGTGGGGTTGGAGAGCGGGAATACGATCGGGCGTTTTGTATTCTCGGCCATACAGCGAATGATTTCTTCGGTGAACAAGTTCGGATGTCCGCAGACGCCGATCAGGATCGTTGGTTTGGCTTGCCGCGCCACGTCAGCGAGGGTGATCTGCTGATCTTTCCCCGTTCGTTTCCAATCCTTCAACCGATCGCCAGGCTGAGCGAGTTTCTGCTGGAAACTGGAGAGGCCCTTCATATTGTCTTCCAGGAGTCCGTTCACATCGACCATATAGAGTCGACCGCGAGCCTCCTGTTCCGAGAGCCCATCTTCCACCATGCCGGCAATGATCTGTTCGGCGATTCCGCAACCGGCTGATCCGCCCCCAAGGATGGCGACGGTCTGATCCTTCAGATGGCTGTCCGCAGCTTCCACAGCAGAGAGGACTGTCCCAAGGGCCACCGAGGCGGTGCCCTGAACGTCGTCGTTGAACATGC contains:
- a CDS encoding cytochrome P450 gives rise to the protein MEFSPYAYEFHEDPYPIYKQLREEAPVYYNPKEDFWALSRHRDVIAGFKDTDRFSNSHGVSVDPSAAGPAARVGTSFLGMDPPEHTSFRSLISKTFTPRRVSALEPRIRELTIEHLDRLVGAGDCDAINDFAGLLPMDVISEMFAVPREDRAELRRHSDILVHREQGENDLPPTAGIAFGEIRQYFQDHIKKLRANPGEDLLSSMIAMIPEHDILNEEELLSFCNLLIVAGNETTTKLLGNALYWLSLNPGERQKVHGDAKRIPDWVEETLRYDNSTQLLMRLMLEDVKIDDITIPAQSRVVLLVGAANRDPEVFERPDEYDLDRDKTASLAFGRGAHFCLGASLARMEGVVALEEWIKRFPDYAVDPSGIERVHSVNVRGFAKLPIRLT
- a CDS encoding dicarboxylate/amino acid:cation symporter — translated: MSKADGAPREPLALHIRILIGLVSGLVLGIILNETGDRILALAGKDGFVRGLIDFVVGLNGFIGDLFLRSLRFVAVPIVLFSLIVGVSSLRDLRKLGRIGGKTVGIYLATTALSITVGLVLANVAQPGSFVSEDVRNRLAAEREVEAETSIAVAEGKLATGWDRLLDIVPRNPAEALADGNMLQIVFLALVIGVALTLIPEDKADPVKRVCEGMTEVILALVRVVMQVAPFAVFTLLVEVMASLGLDVLGALLVYSGVVVTGLGIMIFLVYPTILRLASGISRRRFLAGIAPAQLLAFSSSSSSATLPVTMECVEDRLGVSGEVTSFVIPLGATINMDGTALYQGVAALFIAQLYGIPLTMGDQLTIVLTATLASIGTAGVPGVGIVMLIIVLGSLGFSPEVMASGVAIIFGVDRLLDMCRTACNVTGDAMVATVVGASEQDQATS
- the rpmG gene encoding 50S ribosomal protein L33, which gives rise to MRDQIRMISTAGTGHFYVTKKNQKTATEKLVLRKYDPRARKHVEYKEAKMK
- a CDS encoding glutathione S-transferase N-terminal domain-containing protein, with translation MIDLYTSPTPNGHKASITLEELELPYQVHPINLGADEQKTPEFLAINPNGRIPAIVDREAGDFPIFESGAIMIYLAEKAGRLLPTDPKGRSRVIQWLMFQMGGVGPMMGQANVFFRYFPEKLPSAISRYQNETRRLLEVVDRHLTDREWLADDFSIADIANWAWIRTHKWSGVSIEGLPALERWKTAMYARPASLRGLDVPARMPDLSEKEEEAERFSRQAGKLLQR
- a CDS encoding ferredoxin produces the protein MKIVVDYDRCEANAICMQVCPEVFEVKDDDCLYLSTETPTEDLRAKVEDSIRRCPRQAIVLEEV
- a CDS encoding VCBS repeat-containing protein — translated: MYLPIQKIALAAGLLAFAACTSDSGKNEAPTAPAAAAKPRAAAAPVAPPKAPEAPAEPRREALSGGPYPTLVLSQAQFVDKKGPDGRMMPAPGPAKLTIVRQTPEGWQTTILEDPESNVFHKATAFGDGLLTIGGNKAMLKTWKMENGAWTEEMHWNPTFGGRFNRLRDYEQGDVDNDGKDEIVIATHDQGVIAIIHPDEDWRVEQIDALPNTFVHEIELGDVDGDGDLEAFATPSKPNKLDQHQPGEVTGYRRSADGTWVKEVVDAPGDTHAKEILVADTDGDGKAEVFIVWEGAMDKGKLVREVTIKQYRWNGESWDGVVAQTLPDRLTRAIAAGDVTGNGKIDLVVGTQRSGLYLLEQSPEGWSKRHIDRASSGFEHPVTLADLDEDGTLEVYVASEDQNQLRQYTITDGRISKKVVTRLAPGDITWNVDAVGLQ